The following are encoded together in the Streptomyces flavofungini genome:
- a CDS encoding penicillin acylase family protein, whose product MRRRTARLRTLTMSAALVLGAGLLLAPGPGAAAAEPAPVTDYCGDRCADILPPGANGSATLAEILSHRVLGTQPAHADDQLGPYDALAAGYPSLTDGKLTEFFNDASFGVEPDQVASVTKPRDDVTITRDKKYGIPHIQGTTRYGTEFGAGFAAGQDRLWLIDLFRHIGRGELTPFAGGAPANQGLEQQFWPQAPYTEADLQRQVDYIRQTQGERGQRAMEDAQAYVDGLNAYREKAKNGRYFPGEYVLTGKIDAITNVGEIQPFKITDMIALASVVGGLFGNGGGGEVESALSLLAAQQKYGVEKGTEVWEKFRARNDPETVQTIHDGSSFPYAGKPDKARGAALPDPGSVEREQLVYDREGGAKATAKNPAKAPKDPVAAPKKLKPLQGMYDKGVLPADLFASAGNPAHGKGMSNALLVSGKHTASGNPVAVFGPQTGYFAPQLLMQQELQGPGISARGVSFAGVGMYVQLGRGQDYAWSATSAGQDITDTYAVELCAPGGGTPGKDATHYLYRGTCTPMDKLERKNAWKPTVADSTAAGSYRMQVFRTNYGIVTHRATVDGKPVAYVSLRSTYRHEADSIIGFQMLNDPSYVKDAASFQKAAQHISYAFNWFYADSRDIAYYNSGANPRRADGIDPSFPVKGQQAYEWRDFDPADNTSAQTPAAEHPNSVNQDYYISWNNKQAKDFSAAGFGMSAVHRGDLLDDRVKKLTEEGGVTRASLTRAMAEAAVTDLRGEQVLPELLEVIRSKAVDDPRLAQAVQQLEAWRKAGSQRKETAQGSHVYAHPDAVRIMDAWWPQLVEAAFEPGLGDGLYGALTAQLGVDEAPSAGHGPTGAHAGSAFQYGWWGYADKDLRTVLGQPVEGWTKEAYCGDGKLDACRDVLLKSLERAVAKPASEVYPGDASCKAGEQWCADAVIHRAVGGITHRAVQWQNRPTYQQVVEFPRHR is encoded by the coding sequence ATGCGACGACGCACCGCACGGCTCAGAACCCTCACGATGTCAGCGGCCCTTGTCCTCGGGGCCGGTCTGCTGCTCGCGCCGGGTCCCGGCGCCGCCGCGGCCGAACCCGCGCCCGTCACCGACTACTGCGGTGACCGCTGCGCGGACATCCTGCCGCCCGGCGCGAACGGCAGCGCGACCCTCGCCGAGATCCTCAGCCACCGCGTCCTCGGCACCCAGCCCGCCCACGCCGACGACCAGTTGGGCCCCTACGACGCGCTCGCGGCGGGCTATCCCTCGCTGACCGACGGCAAGCTCACCGAGTTCTTCAACGACGCCTCCTTCGGCGTCGAGCCCGACCAGGTGGCCTCCGTCACCAAGCCGCGGGACGACGTGACGATCACCCGTGACAAGAAGTACGGCATTCCGCACATCCAGGGCACCACCCGCTACGGCACCGAGTTCGGAGCGGGCTTCGCCGCGGGCCAGGACCGGCTCTGGCTGATCGACCTGTTCCGGCACATCGGCCGCGGCGAGCTGACCCCGTTCGCGGGCGGCGCCCCCGCGAACCAGGGCCTGGAGCAGCAGTTCTGGCCGCAGGCCCCGTACACGGAAGCGGACCTCCAGCGCCAGGTCGACTACATCCGGCAGACGCAGGGCGAGCGCGGCCAGCGGGCCATGGAGGACGCGCAGGCCTACGTCGACGGCCTCAACGCCTACCGCGAGAAGGCCAAGAACGGCCGCTACTTCCCCGGCGAGTACGTCCTCACCGGCAAGATCGACGCGATCACGAACGTCGGCGAGATCCAGCCCTTCAAGATCACCGACATGATCGCGCTGGCCTCCGTGGTCGGCGGTCTGTTCGGCAACGGCGGCGGCGGAGAGGTCGAGTCGGCGCTCTCGCTGCTCGCGGCGCAGCAGAAGTACGGCGTCGAGAAGGGCACCGAGGTCTGGGAGAAGTTCCGCGCCCGCAACGACCCCGAGACCGTGCAGACCATCCACGACGGCAGCAGCTTCCCCTACGCGGGCAAGCCCGACAAGGCGCGCGGCGCCGCCCTGCCCGACCCGGGCTCGGTGGAGCGCGAGCAACTCGTGTACGACCGCGAGGGCGGCGCCAAGGCCACGGCGAAGAACCCGGCGAAGGCGCCCAAGGACCCGGTGGCGGCCCCGAAGAAGCTGAAGCCGCTCCAGGGCATGTACGACAAGGGCGTCCTGCCCGCCGACCTGTTCGCCTCCGCGGGCAACCCCGCGCACGGCAAGGGCATGTCGAACGCCCTGCTCGTCTCGGGCAAGCACACCGCGAGCGGCAACCCCGTCGCCGTCTTCGGCCCCCAGACCGGCTACTTCGCGCCCCAGCTCCTGATGCAGCAGGAACTCCAGGGCCCCGGCATCAGCGCGCGCGGCGTCTCCTTCGCGGGCGTCGGCATGTACGTCCAGCTCGGCCGCGGCCAGGACTACGCGTGGTCGGCGACGTCCGCGGGCCAGGACATCACGGACACGTACGCCGTCGAACTGTGCGCGCCCGGCGGCGGCACCCCCGGCAAGGACGCGACCCACTACCTCTACCGGGGCACCTGCACCCCGATGGACAAGCTGGAGCGCAAGAACGCCTGGAAGCCGACCGTCGCCGACTCCACGGCGGCGGGCTCCTACCGCATGCAGGTCTTCCGCACGAACTACGGCATCGTCACGCACCGCGCGACGGTCGACGGCAAGCCCGTGGCGTACGTCTCGCTGCGCTCCACCTACCGGCACGAGGCCGACTCGATCATCGGCTTCCAGATGCTCAACGACCCGTCGTACGTGAAGGACGCCGCGAGCTTCCAGAAGGCGGCCCAGCACATCTCCTACGCCTTCAACTGGTTCTACGCCGACTCCCGCGACATCGCGTACTACAACAGCGGTGCCAACCCCCGGCGCGCCGACGGCATCGACCCGTCCTTCCCGGTGAAGGGCCAACAGGCCTACGAATGGCGGGACTTCGACCCGGCCGACAACACCTCGGCGCAGACACCGGCCGCCGAGCACCCGAACTCGGTCAACCAGGACTACTACATCTCCTGGAACAACAAACAGGCCAAGGACTTCAGCGCGGCCGGCTTCGGCATGAGCGCCGTGCACCGCGGCGACCTGCTCGACGACCGCGTCAAGAAGCTCACCGAGGAGGGCGGTGTCACCAGGGCCTCGCTCACCCGGGCCATGGCGGAGGCCGCCGTCACCGACCTGCGCGGCGAACAGGTGCTTCCCGAACTCCTGGAGGTCATCCGCAGCAAGGCCGTCGACGACCCACGGCTCGCCCAGGCCGTGCAGCAGCTGGAGGCCTGGCGCAAGGCGGGCTCGCAGCGCAAGGAGACCGCGCAGGGCTCGCACGTCTACGCCCACCCCGACGCCGTACGGATCATGGACGCCTGGTGGCCGCAGCTCGTCGAGGCCGCGTTCGAACCCGGCCTCGGGGACGGCCTCTACGGCGCGCTGACCGCGCAACTCGGCGTGGACGAGGCGCCGTCGGCCGGGCACGGACCGACCGGGGCGCACGCCGGGTCGGCCTTCCAGTACGGCTGGTGGGGCTACGCCGACAAGGACCTGCGGACCGTGCTCGGACAGCCCGTCGAGGGCTGGACGAAGGAGGCGTACTGCGGCGACGGCAAGCTCGACGCGTGCCGTGACGTGCTCCTGAAGAGCCTGGAGCGGGCCGTCGCGAAACCGGCGTCAGAGGTCTACCCCGGTGACGCGAGCTGCAAGGCGGGCGAGCAGTGGTGCGCGGACGCCGTGATCCACCGGGCCGTCGGCGGCATCACGCACCGCGCCGTGCAGTGGCAGAACCGGCCGACCTACCAGCAGGTGGTGGAGTTCCCCCGGCACCGGTGA
- a CDS encoding 3-keto-5-aminohexanoate cleavage protein, producing the protein MQVCLNGARGADDGAAVPLSPGDLARSAAEAVAAGALDVHVHPKSPCGEDTLAPRAVAATLDALRAAVAVPVGVTTGAWAEPDPAARAARVRAWTVLPDHASVNWHEPGAEDVARALLERGVGVEAGIWSGTDGAERFAASPLGPRVLRVLAEVTDRDPATAEASARALLADIGDAHGRPVLLHGEEGGTWPVLALAGRLGLGRRIGLEDTLVLPGGERAGSNAELVAAALGR; encoded by the coding sequence ATGCAGGTATGTCTGAACGGCGCCCGTGGCGCGGACGACGGAGCGGCCGTGCCGCTGTCGCCCGGGGACCTGGCACGATCGGCGGCCGAGGCGGTCGCCGCCGGCGCACTTGATGTCCATGTACACCCCAAGTCCCCCTGTGGGGAAGACACTTTGGCGCCACGCGCGGTCGCGGCCACCCTGGACGCGCTGCGCGCCGCCGTCGCGGTGCCGGTCGGCGTGACCACGGGCGCCTGGGCCGAACCCGACCCGGCGGCGCGCGCGGCACGGGTGCGGGCGTGGACCGTGCTGCCCGACCACGCCTCCGTCAACTGGCACGAGCCGGGCGCGGAGGACGTGGCGCGGGCGCTCCTCGAACGGGGCGTGGGCGTCGAGGCGGGCATCTGGTCCGGCACCGACGGCGCGGAGCGGTTCGCGGCGTCGCCGCTCGGGCCCCGGGTGCTTCGGGTCCTCGCGGAGGTCACCGACCGGGATCCGGCGACGGCCGAGGCGTCGGCGCGGGCGCTGCTCGCGGACATCGGCGACGCGCACGGCCGCCCGGTGCTGCTGCACGGCGAGGAGGGCGGCACCTGGCCGGTGCTCGCGCTCGCGGGGCGGCTCGGGCTCGGGCGGCGGATCGGCCTGGAGGACACGCTGGTGCTGCCGGGCGGGGAACGGGCGGGGTCGAACGCGGAGTTGGTGGCGGCGGCGCTCGGGCGGTGA
- a CDS encoding serine-threonine protein kinase, whose translation MSAARQDHAVVEPYWELTFDADGDVDAAQRDRLLSGAERERVTDLLVFAHGWNNDQRMARKLYRRFLAPFDELAAAGVRLGHVGVLWPAIRFPDEPTPDFEPSAGPAAAASGSPPAAPAAPAAPGDPVLDEATRALLSRTFPGPAQAARLDRLAALLQERAEVRSRLDEFARLVRDLVAVRDTSPAHEFADDLGAGEPAMLTDDAVEVCEVFLAMLEDVRGAQFLDGARRRLWRGAKELLRQGTYYAMKRRAGAIGQLGLGPALGLLAGDVPDVRVHLIGHSFGARLISYGLRGMPAGVRCVKSATLLQGAFSHYAFSPRLPHDRSRGGALRGVERRVDGPLVCCFSRHDDALGKLYPLASKLAGDSAGFLHLWERWGALGFDGFKAVDGAKRVALGGALPARGCVSVDVAAVVRRGGPPNGAHSDICHAELARAVCAAGRIALA comes from the coding sequence ATGAGCGCCGCACGGCAGGACCATGCGGTCGTGGAGCCCTACTGGGAACTGACCTTCGACGCCGACGGGGACGTCGACGCGGCGCAGCGCGACCGGCTCCTGTCGGGCGCGGAACGCGAACGCGTCACCGACCTGCTGGTGTTCGCGCACGGCTGGAACAACGACCAGCGGATGGCCCGGAAGCTGTACCGGCGCTTCCTCGCCCCCTTCGATGAGCTCGCCGCAGCCGGGGTCCGCCTCGGCCACGTCGGCGTGCTCTGGCCCGCGATCCGCTTCCCCGACGAGCCGACCCCGGACTTCGAGCCGTCCGCGGGTCCGGCCGCGGCCGCTTCCGGGTCACCGCCCGCCGCCCCCGCCGCCCCCGCCGCGCCCGGCGACCCGGTCCTCGACGAGGCCACCCGCGCCCTGCTGTCCCGCACCTTCCCGGGCCCCGCGCAGGCCGCCCGGCTCGACCGGCTCGCGGCGCTGCTCCAGGAGCGGGCCGAAGTCCGCTCCCGCCTCGACGAGTTCGCGCGGCTCGTCCGCGATCTGGTGGCGGTGCGCGACACCAGCCCGGCGCACGAGTTCGCCGACGACCTCGGCGCGGGCGAGCCCGCGATGCTCACCGACGACGCCGTCGAGGTCTGCGAGGTCTTCCTGGCCATGCTGGAGGACGTCCGCGGCGCGCAGTTCCTCGACGGGGCGCGGCGGCGGCTGTGGCGCGGCGCGAAGGAACTGCTCCGGCAGGGCACGTACTACGCGATGAAGCGCCGGGCCGGCGCCATCGGGCAGCTGGGCCTGGGCCCCGCCCTCGGTCTGCTCGCGGGGGACGTGCCGGACGTGCGCGTGCATCTGATCGGGCACAGCTTCGGGGCCCGCCTGATCTCGTACGGGCTGCGCGGCATGCCCGCGGGCGTGCGCTGCGTGAAGTCCGCCACGCTGCTCCAAGGGGCCTTCTCGCACTACGCGTTCAGCCCCCGGCTGCCCCACGACCGCTCGCGCGGCGGGGCGCTGCGCGGAGTGGAGCGGCGGGTCGACGGGCCGCTCGTGTGCTGCTTCTCGCGCCACGACGACGCGCTCGGCAAGCTCTATCCGCTCGCCTCCAAGCTCGCCGGCGACTCCGCGGGCTTCCTCCATCTGTGGGAGCGCTGGGGCGCCCTCGGGTTCGACGGGTTCAAGGCCGTCGACGGGGCCAAGCGGGTGGCGCTCGGCGGGGCCCTTCCGGCCCGGGGGTGCGTGAGTGTGGACGTGGCGGCCGTGGTGCGGCGGGGCGGCCCGCCCAACGGCGCGCACAGCGACATCTGCCATGCCGAACTGGCTCGCGCGGTGTGCGCCGCCGGACGGATCGCCCTCGCCTGA